Proteins from a genomic interval of Myxococcales bacterium:
- a CDS encoding PilZ domain-containing protein, with the protein MTSTDTQASDRRRDTRAPVDLFMNRFLGGHPYLCVARDVSMTGMRLQTLLGPHIDTQYIGLQFQLPGSEDVLTASGEVIREGEGEVAVRFTHVPSSSQERLASFLASN; encoded by the coding sequence ATGACTTCCACCGACACCCAAGCCTCGGATCGTCGCCGGGACACCCGCGCCCCCGTGGACCTTTTCATGAACCGCTTTCTGGGAGGACACCCTTACTTGTGCGTCGCCCGCGATGTGAGCATGACGGGCATGCGCCTCCAGACCCTCCTTGGTCCTCACATCGACACACAGTACATCGGCCTCCAGTTCCAACTGCCGGGGAGCGAGGACGTCCTTACGGCTTCGGGAGAGGTCATCCGAGAAGGCGAGGGCGAGGTAGCCGTTCGCTTCACCCACGTCCCGTCTTCGTCGCAGGAACGGCTCGCCAGCTTTCTCGCCAGCAATTGA
- a CDS encoding metallopeptidase family protein, whose product MIHDEASDGTGGPMDERLGQAWALLEAGDAEGARALVKTFVAEEGSEADVLLLLAACAREEGNDDEALEVLGRASARDPEWATPHLWMAELLLLQGRGVEALKHARKAVDLAEDEDEFLSAVVFRASLELESDNPAAAKAALDELPPPEVLAGTPEVAIDAAELHLSLGQPARARALVQSLIDANEDEETLADAWHTMGLVEEASGDETAKRRAWVRTHELDERLSAENETFAADAEEVQAIAASAFEELPAKARKLLQNVPILIDDRPGRDEVAEGLDPRLLGLFRGLPMPEEETMGPGPGLRQIVLYRHNLQRVAPDDMSLAEEIRVTLLHETGHFFGLDEDELEALGLD is encoded by the coding sequence ATGATCCACGACGAAGCTTCCGACGGAACGGGTGGGCCCATGGATGAGCGCTTGGGGCAGGCTTGGGCTCTGCTCGAGGCCGGCGACGCCGAGGGCGCGCGTGCGCTGGTGAAGACCTTCGTCGCCGAGGAGGGCAGCGAGGCTGACGTGCTCCTCCTTCTGGCCGCCTGTGCGCGCGAGGAGGGCAACGACGATGAGGCGCTCGAGGTGCTGGGGCGGGCCTCCGCTCGGGATCCCGAGTGGGCCACCCCGCATCTTTGGATGGCCGAGCTGCTCTTGTTGCAAGGCCGCGGCGTCGAAGCCCTCAAGCACGCCCGCAAAGCCGTTGACCTCGCTGAGGATGAAGACGAGTTTCTTTCGGCCGTCGTGTTCCGCGCGAGCCTCGAATTGGAAAGCGACAATCCGGCTGCAGCGAAGGCGGCTCTGGACGAACTGCCGCCGCCCGAGGTGTTGGCCGGAACGCCCGAGGTTGCCATCGATGCAGCCGAACTCCACCTGTCTTTGGGTCAACCGGCGCGTGCGCGGGCCCTCGTGCAGTCTCTCATCGATGCCAACGAGGACGAAGAGACCTTGGCCGATGCGTGGCATACCATGGGGCTCGTGGAAGAGGCCAGCGGAGACGAGACGGCCAAGCGCCGCGCTTGGGTGCGGACCCACGAGCTGGACGAGCGCTTGTCAGCGGAGAACGAGACGTTCGCCGCCGACGCCGAGGAGGTCCAGGCCATCGCGGCGAGTGCATTCGAAGAGCTGCCTGCGAAGGCTCGCAAGCTTCTGCAGAATGTTCCCATTCTGATCGACGACCGACCCGGCCGAGACGAAGTGGCCGAGGGACTCGATCCGCGTCTTCTGGGGTTGTTTCGGGGCTTGCCCATGCCCGAGGAAGAGACGATGGGCCCTGGGCCCGGGCTGAGGCAGATTGTGCTGTACCGACACAACCTGCAAAGAGTGGCGCCTGACGACATGTCGCTCGCCGAAGAAATTCGGGTGACGCTTCTTCACGAGACGGGTCACTTCTTCGGCCTCGACGAGGACGAGCTCGAAGCCCTCGGCCTCGACTAA
- a CDS encoding arginase family protein: protein MEPLRWMLRPAGGGIYTVSTGRARQAELQQRLYGVATPGEVEAAWINDLSTLSSARGAVLGIPSDVGAGLVRGAAYGPEELRRAWLALDARGPRGVPGLRDVGDVRVVPQLLHDEMLAPVQVQATRHALYPRDEVPAATASQLPVSPLSIAERVIDELLTCNPRLKLLVLGGDHSVAWPVVAALSRHVKEPWGIVHFDAHTDLLPSRLGIRHCFATWAFHALALLGDPARMLQIGIRASGRERGHWESQLGVRQLWAEEVRARPIPDTVSQVVDHLARTGIEKVYISNDIDGTDALVAPATGTPEPAGLAPELVEAVIAAIGARFDILGADLVEVAPPVGDPDGAARTCALGARYLVASAAAML, encoded by the coding sequence ATGGAGCCGCTTCGGTGGATGCTGCGACCCGCCGGCGGGGGAATCTATACGGTCTCCACGGGGCGGGCACGGCAAGCCGAGTTGCAGCAAAGGCTCTACGGTGTCGCAACGCCCGGAGAGGTCGAAGCGGCCTGGATAAATGATCTGTCGACCTTGTCGAGCGCGCGCGGCGCGGTGCTTGGGATCCCGTCTGACGTGGGGGCGGGGTTAGTCAGGGGCGCCGCCTATGGTCCCGAAGAGCTCCGCCGCGCCTGGCTCGCCCTGGACGCCCGGGGTCCTCGAGGCGTTCCTGGACTCCGGGACGTGGGCGACGTGCGGGTCGTGCCGCAACTGCTCCACGATGAGATGCTCGCGCCGGTTCAGGTTCAGGCCACGAGACACGCCCTTTACCCACGGGACGAGGTGCCAGCCGCTACGGCAAGCCAGCTGCCCGTGTCGCCCCTTTCGATCGCCGAGCGGGTCATCGACGAGCTTCTGACGTGCAACCCACGCCTCAAGTTGCTGGTGCTGGGCGGGGACCACTCCGTAGCATGGCCGGTGGTGGCGGCCCTGAGCCGACACGTGAAGGAGCCCTGGGGGATCGTGCACTTCGACGCCCATACCGATCTTCTCCCCTCCAGGCTGGGCATCCGGCATTGCTTCGCCACCTGGGCATTCCACGCCCTGGCGCTGCTGGGTGATCCGGCCCGCATGCTCCAGATCGGCATCAGGGCATCCGGGCGCGAGCGGGGGCATTGGGAGTCGCAGCTGGGTGTTCGGCAGCTTTGGGCCGAGGAGGTGAGGGCGCGCCCGATTCCGGACACGGTTTCGCAGGTGGTCGACCACCTCGCGCGGACGGGCATAGAGAAGGTTTACATTTCGAACGACATCGACGGGACCGATGCCCTGGTGGCCCCGGCCACGGGAACCCCAGAGCCGGCGGGGCTCGCGCCCGAGTTGGTCGAGGCCGTCATCGCCGCGATCGGGGCCCGATTCGACATCCTGGGCGCGGATCTGGTGGAGGTGGCTCCGCCGGTGGGGGACCCCGACGGTGCAGCGCGCACCTGCGCGCTTGGCGCGCGATACCTGGTGGCGTCCGCCGCCGCAATGCTGTAG
- a CDS encoding citrate synthase → MRVSQKAQLVLDGKTVDLPVVVGSEQEHGLDIRKLRAETGFITLDPGFVNTGSTTSAITYIDGDTGILRYRGIPLEELAAKSTFVEVSYLLIYGKLPTKTELENFRALIKRHSMLHEDMKHFFDGYPSTAHPMAILSAMVCSLSAYYPDSQDVQNQDANDIHIARLLSKVRTIVAYSYKKSIGQPFMHPKTSHSYVANFLQMMFAVPTEPYEVDEEVVRMLDVLLMLHADHEQNCSTSTVRMVGSSHASVYAAISAGICALWGPLHGGANQEVLEMLEAIEKDGGDHKKFIELAKNKDSGFRLMGFGHRVYKNYDPRARIIREQAEKVLARLGKSDPLLDIARRLEEDTLKDSYFVDRKLFPNVDFYSGIIYRALGIPTNMFTVMFALGRMPGWLAHWREMLADPQTRIGRPRQIYTGNTLTHYVPVEQRS, encoded by the coding sequence ATGCGCGTGTCTCAAAAAGCCCAGTTGGTCCTTGATGGCAAGACGGTTGACCTGCCTGTCGTGGTGGGAAGCGAGCAAGAGCACGGCCTCGACATCCGGAAACTGCGGGCCGAAACGGGCTTCATCACGCTGGACCCGGGGTTCGTCAACACGGGCTCCACGACGAGCGCCATCACCTACATCGACGGTGACACAGGGATCTTGCGCTACCGGGGCATTCCGCTTGAAGAGCTGGCGGCAAAGAGCACCTTCGTCGAGGTCTCTTACCTGCTGATCTACGGGAAGCTTCCTACAAAGACCGAACTCGAGAACTTTCGCGCGCTCATCAAGCGGCACTCGATGCTTCACGAAGACATGAAGCACTTCTTCGACGGCTATCCCTCGACGGCGCATCCGATGGCGATTCTGTCTGCCATGGTGTGCTCCCTGTCGGCGTACTACCCCGACTCCCAGGACGTCCAAAATCAGGACGCCAACGACATCCACATCGCCCGCTTGCTCTCGAAGGTGCGCACCATCGTCGCATACTCGTACAAGAAGTCGATCGGGCAGCCGTTCATGCACCCGAAGACCTCTCACAGCTACGTGGCGAACTTCCTGCAAATGATGTTCGCGGTTCCCACGGAGCCCTACGAAGTGGACGAGGAGGTCGTGCGCATGCTGGACGTGCTTCTGATGCTCCACGCCGACCACGAGCAGAACTGCAGCACCTCCACCGTGCGGATGGTAGGCAGCTCTCACGCCTCCGTCTACGCCGCCATCTCTGCCGGCATCTGTGCGTTGTGGGGGCCGCTTCACGGCGGCGCCAACCAGGAGGTGCTCGAAATGCTCGAGGCCATCGAGAAGGACGGGGGAGACCACAAAAAGTTCATCGAGCTGGCGAAGAACAAAGACTCCGGCTTCCGCCTCATGGGCTTTGGCCACCGCGTGTACAAAAACTACGACCCGCGGGCCCGCATCATTCGTGAACAGGCCGAGAAGGTCTTGGCGCGCCTCGGAAAGAGCGATCCCCTGCTCGACATTGCCCGGCGTCTGGAAGAGGACACCCTCAAGGACTCCTATTTCGTGGACCGCAAGCTGTTCCCGAACGTGGACTTTTACAGCGGCATCATCTACCGCGCCCTCGGCATTCCCACGAACATGTTCACGGTCATGTTCGCTCTGGGGCGCATGCCGGGCTGGTTGGCGCACTGGCGCGAGATGCTGGCGGATCCGCAGACCCGCATTGGACGCCCACGTCAGATCTACACGGGCAACACGCTCACCCACTACGTGCCCGTGGAACAGCGATCCTGA